CCATTCGGGATTTTTGGCATACAACAAATTGGTTTTGAGAGGCACCGTGATTGCTTTTGCTGTTTCCGGTACAATCAAAGCACCCGTCACAAATCCTTCCGGTACGACCACTTTTTCTAGGCTGTTTAGATAACAAATCCCTTCCGGGCTGGGGGCGGCTAAATCACAAATATGTTTGATAACAAAATTTTCGTCTCCGTTGAGTTCGGTATGGGTGATTTCGGCTACTTGTTTTAGGGTTAATTGCATAATTACCTCTCATTTTTTACGATACTTTTTGGATTTTTTGAGCCTGCTTACAAAATCTTTGGTCACGTTCACGGGGTCTTGTCCGTATAAAATTTCATCTTTGCGGACAATAGCTCCGATGTTTCTCTTTTGTGCAAAGGTCTTAATCTCACTATAAATATCTTGCAAAATTTCTTTGACTTCTTCCTGTTCTAATTTTAGTATTTCTTCGCGGGTTTGGTACTTATAATTGTCTATAAAAAAGGTCCGCTCGGCAATAATTTTTTTATTGGTGGAGATCCGGTCCGTGATTTCTTCCAGTTGCGCCGGGGAGTTTAACGGACTGGTGGAGAGCACTTCGCTACCGGAGAAAAGCAATCGGTTGAGCACATTGGAAAAAGCTAAAGAATCTGCGTTTTCAGGTACTGCCGGAAGCAATAATTGGTCTGTTACAATGCTTTCGTAAAAGGGTTTTAATTCGGCTACTTGTCGAGAGAGTAGTCGGTTTTCCGATTCCAACGCGGCAATAATTTCTTTGGCATTTTCTACTTCGCGTTGTTTAGATTTAATTTTCTGGTCAATTTGTTTTTTCACGGCCTGCGTACGGGGATGTTCGTTAAATGCGATATCAATATCTATATACGCTACGGTCAAACACGCTTCGGGCGCTTGAGGAGCTGCTTCGTCTGTTTTTTCTGCTTCCGAAGGAACGGCCTTTTCCGATGAAGGTTGCTGTTTTTGTTCTTGCCAGGCTTGTTGTTTGGCATGTTCGGAGAGTTGGATATCCGTATCGGGTTTGTCTTGTGTGAGTTGCGGGGGGGCTTGCATCGGTGCTTGCATTTCTTGCTCAGTACGGTTTTTGGCCTTGATATTCTCTATTACGGATAATTCTTGCGCAGTAAATTCCGTTGCCGCTTCCTCTGCGTGTGCGGCACTGGTAAGTAGCAAACAGCCTAGACAAATTCCCAATAATTGGCGCATAAAATCCCTTACATCATGTTAGAGATATTAAAGTAAAAGTGCGACCGATCTTCGTTATTCTTGTGATTCAAACCGTATCCCCAATCAATACGAATGGGTAAGGACGGTGTCGTAAAGCGTAACCCGGCACCTACCCCGGCTTTGAATTGATTTTCATCGGGGCCGAGCGAAAAATCTAAATCACTGGCTTTGTTCCAAGAGTTCCCCATGTCATAGAATAAGGCAAATTGGGCTAACGTGCGTCTTCCTTCACGCGCCAGCGGAAAGCGTAATTCCGCATTCATCACGTAATAGGTGGTACCACCATACAAGGGGCCCACTTCTCCGGCGCGTTCATATCCACGAATGGTATCTGCGCCACCCAAGAAGAATTTTTCATAGGGGGGTACTTCTCCCGTGCGACCATACGAGCGGACAGAGCCTATCTTGTTGGAAAACACAAATACAATGGGATAATTCCCGCCGATATTAAGCAGGGTATAATTAAATACAGAACGTGCATTGAGATACCACAAATCCAAATCTCCGCCTACCGGTCCGCCGGCTAATGATACGCCTAAAGAGTTACGCCAACCGGTGGTAGGGTCCCAGATATTATCCCGCGTGTCAATCGCAAAATCGACCCCGAAGGAAGACATATTTGTGTCTCCCTTAGCGATATAATTTTCTTGTCCGGGCTGGGCAATAGGCTCGCGGAAGCGGGCATCAATATCATAAATATCGATGTTCTCGAAGGTGTAGCTAAAGGTCAACTGATAAATATCATCATTAAAGCGCGGTCCGACACGGATACGACCGCCGATACGTTTTTCCGTATAGGCTTGGTTTTCAGTAGAGAAAGCACGGTAACGGCGGGTGTTAAATAAATCGATTCCCAAAGACGTTGGTTTATCATAAATCCACGGGGTGGACCAAGTAACCGTGTAATCCAAAATTTCTTTACCAAACATCGTGCGTAAGCTGAGGCGTTGGGCACGGCCAAAGAGGTTCATGTGATTGATGGATAATTCCCCGTACAAACCGTCTTGAGAACTCATAGCCATACCGGCCGTAAACATACCGGGGCGACCTTCCACCACATTAAAATCTAAATCCACTTTTTGTGGGTCTGGTGTAGGTTGAATATCGATTTGTACATCATTAATAAATCCTAAATTCATGATACGGGTTTGGCTGCGCTCTATTTTTCGGGAGTCATACAAATCACCGGGTTTAATAGTGATTTCACGCGTAAAGACATATTTTTTCGTATTTTCGTAACCGGTTACATCCACGTGGTCAATGAAAAATAAGTGTCCTTCGGTAATGTCATAGCTGATATTGAGCCGTCCGTCTTGAATATGAGTCTGCGGCGTGACACGCGCTTGCAGATAACCCTGATTGGCATATTGTTGTTGAATGGCGGAAATGGTATCATCAAAATCTTTTTGATTATATAAATGCCCCGAGCGAATATACGCTTTCTTTTTAAGTTCTTCGGAAGTAAAAACATTGTTTCCTTCAAAGGAAATATCGCCAAAATCTACTTTTTCGCCTTCTGTGACATCATAGGATAAAGTGACGGATGTTTTATCTTCATTTACAGCTACTTGGGGTTGAGTAAGATTAAATTCCGCGTAGCCTTTGTTGCGCCCGAAGAGCATCATTTTCACCCAGTCTTGTTGCAATTTTTGCGGCTTAAAGACTTTGCCGGGTCGGTTAGAGGCTTTCTTTATAATTTTTTTGGCAGGAAGCGGACTTTCGTCATTGATTCCATTTAAGTTCAGTTCGGCTACACGGACGCGGGGGCCTTCATCAATCAAAAATTTTACAGTAACTGTTTTTAATTCTTCGTCCGTAATTAACTCGTAGTTAATTTGTGCGTTGATGTATCCTTTCTCGGCGTATTTGGCCTTGATGCGGTCCAAATCCGCGACGAGTTTGGCTTCATTAAAAGGGTCTTTGAGCTTTAAATTCATGGCCGTGGTAATGGCGTTTTTGCCTAATTTTTTTCGGCCTTCATATAAAATGCGGTCAAAGATAGGTTTTTCTTCTACGATATAGGTAATACGGTGACAGGATTGAGGAGTGCTTTCTTCGTCTTTGCGGGTGCCTTTGCTACGAGTAATATCCACTTGTACGCTGTCGAAATTGCCTAAAGCGGAAATGTCGCGCACGTCTTCATTGACGTGGTAACGCTCATACCATTGGCCTTTTTTGGCGTGGGCGGCTTTGGTGACGGTGCGTTTGCTGATGTTTTTTAGTCCGTCGACGGCGATATCACAAATCATCCACGGGCCGTCGGTATCAATTTCGTCGGTAATGTCTTGCGCAAAAAGGCCCACAGGTATGAGCAAACATAATACCGGCACCCACTTATAAAAATAATTCATCCGCACCTTCCCTACTAGAAAAATGCCCGCACAAGGATATCCTCGCGCGGGCTGACGGGTCAAAATACAAAGACTACGAAAGACCGCTTATTTAGCCGGTCTTTTGGCCAGACCGCTCTTAATGCAATTGGTGCATACATAAGCTGTCTGTGTTTTGCCTTCCAACACCACTTTTTGCTTTTGCAAGTTCGGGCTGAAAGTACGTTTGGTACGTAAGTTAGAGTGGCTGTAAGAACCGCCGGATACGGGGCCTTTACCACAAATTGCACATTTATACGCCATAAATTCCTTCCTTATAGTAAGTTAAATTTGGTTCTTATATTGTAGTAAATATTGTGCCGTTTGTCCATTAAGAAATAGATTGTTGAGGGGGAAAGAGTTTGCTGGCCACGATAGAAAGAGCCAACACCCCTCCGATAATCCCCAGTGAAAGCAGGATAGGCACTTGAATATAGTGTGAGGCAATCATCTTAGCACCTACAAAGAGTAAAATGATGGATACCCCATAGCGCAAATAGGCAAATTTGCTGGCCATACCGGAAAGCAAGAAGAATAAAGAACGCAAACCGATGATGGCAAAAATGTTAGATGAATAAACCAAAAAAGTATCTTGTGTAATGCTCAAAACAGCCGGGATAGAATCCAACGCAAAAATGACATCGGAAAATTCAATCATCACCAGTGCCGTTAGCAAGGGGGTGGCAAACCATTTGCCTGCTTCTTTAACCA
The nucleotide sequence above comes from Elusimicrobiaceae bacterium. Encoded proteins:
- the bamA gene encoding outer membrane protein assembly factor BamA, with the protein product MNYFYKWVPVLCLLIPVGLFAQDITDEIDTDGPWMICDIAVDGLKNISKRTVTKAAHAKKGQWYERYHVNEDVRDISALGNFDSVQVDITRSKGTRKDEESTPQSCHRITYIVEEKPIFDRILYEGRKKLGKNAITTAMNLKLKDPFNEAKLVADLDRIKAKYAEKGYINAQINYELITDEELKTVTVKFLIDEGPRVRVAELNLNGINDESPLPAKKIIKKASNRPGKVFKPQKLQQDWVKMMLFGRNKGYAEFNLTQPQVAVNEDKTSVTLSYDVTEGEKVDFGDISFEGNNVFTSEELKKKAYIRSGHLYNQKDFDDTISAIQQQYANQGYLQARVTPQTHIQDGRLNISYDITEGHLFFIDHVDVTGYENTKKYVFTREITIKPGDLYDSRKIERSQTRIMNLGFINDVQIDIQPTPDPQKVDLDFNVVEGRPGMFTAGMAMSSQDGLYGELSINHMNLFGRAQRLSLRTMFGKEILDYTVTWSTPWIYDKPTSLGIDLFNTRRYRAFSTENQAYTEKRIGGRIRVGPRFNDDIYQLTFSYTFENIDIYDIDARFREPIAQPGQENYIAKGDTNMSSFGVDFAIDTRDNIWDPTTGWRNSLGVSLAGGPVGGDLDLWYLNARSVFNYTLLNIGGNYPIVFVFSNKIGSVRSYGRTGEVPPYEKFFLGGADTIRGYERAGEVGPLYGGTTYYVMNAELRFPLAREGRRTLAQFALFYDMGNSWNKASDLDFSLGPDENQFKAGVGAGLRFTTPSLPIRIDWGYGLNHKNNEDRSHFYFNISNMM
- a CDS encoding 50S ribosomal protein L28 → MAYKCAICGKGPVSGGSYSHSNLRTKRTFSPNLQKQKVVLEGKTQTAYVCTNCIKSGLAKRPAK